AAGATAGGGTTTTATTATTTAAATGCAGTTTTAGGTAAAGAAGCGGGAAAAAGAGGGCTAGAAGCCTTTATTCATGGGAAAATTTACAATAGTTATTTTTATTAAAACTAAGCATGCTGTATCCGTAACTCTACTATTTCCGGGTAAACGTATTTTTTTTGAAAATTTTTATTGAAAAATAATTATTTGGGTATCAATAAGTAAAGCAGTTTACCCCACTATTATGTTAATTAATCTTTAGTTTTGATTTTCATATTTAAAATAAATTCTATAATTTCGCAACATCGAAAGAGACCTATAGTGTAACGGTAGCACTCCGGTTTTTGGTACCGTCAGTCGGGGTTCGAATCCCTGTGGGTCTACAATATAAAAAAATGCAACTAGCTAAATTACAGCAAGTTGCATTTTATTTTTGGTCACTTTTTGACGTTTAGTCACCTTTTTAGTCACACTTTTGATAAAAAACGCTCGAAGTGAACTCTGTTGAATCTATTTGAATCTGATTGTATTTTAACTGCGGAAGTAATGTCCGTTAGACTCGAAATAATCATACATTATGTTTCTTGCGGTTGCTTCCCAATCAATCACTACCCAATTAGGAATATTAAACGTATCATCTTCGTAAAGCCATTGTACAAAATCTTCATCACTTCCGAACTCGCCGTAATAAAAGTTATTGACGTACTCATACAGGCTCTGGAAGTCTAACCTACCTAGGATATCCAAACAGGCTTCAAATACTTCTGTATCATATCCCGAACTATCTATCTGATAGGCAATGTCATAGATATCTTTGGATAAATGACACTCACTAATCAGCCCTAGTTTTTCAAACAGTTCGCAACCCTCATGGTCTTGTAGCATGAATTCAGGGTCTTGTTCATCACAGTGAAGTTCATACATAGCCGTAAGTAGCTCGTCATAGTCTGAATAATCTCCGAGGTTAAGCCATTTGCCATACAGGCTTGCATTGTTGTACTTTGCGTACGTAGAAACATAGATACTTGCTGTATCCAGACAATTTTGTAAATTTGTCATGTCGATAATTTTAGAATAGTTAAAATTTATTGATGTAGCCTTGTTGCGTGCCATCGCTTCAAGGCATTTTTTGTTATATATCAAACCTTGTCTCCGTAGACACAAGGCTGTTCTTAGTAGAAAAGTACAGAGTAAAGATACGTAAAAAACACGATAACCACAAGGGTTTCAGGCAGTTTTTAACAAAAATATCAATACTTTTTAACCACTCCGAGCACAGAACCACACAAACAACTGTCAGAAAAACCTAAACACTTTGGCAGGGGGCAGGCAAAAAAAAGCTCTCGACCCGTACCACTTGAGTGTATAGTGAGTTGTGTCCCGACACGTACAAAAATTTTGAACTTGAGTATAGGGGGTATGTTTTTAAAGCAAATTTGA
The nucleotide sequence above comes from Chryseobacterium sp. 7. Encoded proteins:
- a CDS encoding antirestriction protein ArdA, which encodes MARNKATSINFNYSKIIDMTNLQNCLDTASIYVSTYAKYNNASLYGKWLNLGDYSDYDELLTAMYELHCDEQDPEFMLQDHEGCELFEKLGLISECHLSKDIYDIAYQIDSSGYDTEVFEACLDILGRLDFQSLYEYVNNFYYGEFGSDEDFVQWLYEDDTFNIPNWVVIDWEATARNIMYDYFESNGHYFRS